In the genome of Blastopirellula marina, the window CGTCGGCTCGGCGATGTCGAGCACATGCTCGCTGTCGTAGCCGACAACCGTTTGATCAACTTCAGCGTTCGAGTCGAACAGGTGATTACTGCTGGAAGAACCATCGGGAAACGCGGTGGACAGATCGTTCACAAACGCCAACTGCGTATTGGCGACGCGAATGATGTTGCCCGGGGTCAGCGCCTGGTCCCCACGGATAGGGGAGTCTTCCACGGTTGTTCCATTCCGCGAGTCGAGATCGCGGATGGTCCAGACACCTTGCGAGAGAAAAATTTCAGCATGATAACGGCTACAGCGATCATCCTTGATGACAATCTGATTGGTCGGCGCACGACCGATCGTGACATTTTGCCCTTCAACGAGCCGAAAAACGTCCGTCCACTTCGACCCTTCACGAATAATCAAATACGCGATCATTCTGTTTTTTTTGCTGACCTTGCTAACCAGGACTCGCCACCTGCGAGTAACCAAACGCTCTGCAATGAATGTATCGTAATAATACACTTATACGCACGAGTTTGTTCGAGGCAAAATGGCTGGTGGTCAATTTTGCGCCAGTTAAGTGCGAATGTCCCCAGAGGTTGGTGTTTCCTTTCTATAGGAGAACTAGGTAGAATAGGCAGGCACCCCTGGGGGTTAACAATCCCCAAAAAACGCACAGCCGGACCTTGAAGATTCGGAAAATGGGATTTCAACCGAATCCTTGCAACCGATTTCAGGCCGAACTATTGTAGATTGAATGGAAATCCCAACTTGCGCGGATTTTCTCACCTTGTCGGACTAGCCGATGTGGGCAAATTTGGCCTGCACGGGATCATCATCCTTTCACAGACCGAGCTTTGAAACAGCTCTTTTAGACCGATCGATGTTTCACCATTGGGTGACATCCAAGGCGGTCTATCGCGATAAAACCGGAGATCTTTCGAATGAAAGCCTTTGTGCTCCCGCGTGTTCGCTTTGCTCTACTGTTGGTACTCGGCATCAGCATGGCTGTTCCGTCTGCGAAAGCAGGTCAGGTCGGCTTCGCTCGTAATGCCGTCGGTGGTGTTTCCATCGATGCCCAGGGCCAGCTGACATCTGCTCCGGCAGAAGTGAAGAAACAGCTTCGTCAGGAAATGATGAATGCTTTGGAAAAGGTGCCCGGTGATCTGGCCACCCCGGTCAAGATGCGTAAGGTTTCGCTTCGTGGTTTGAATGCAGCAATCAAAGCTTCGCAGGAAAACAACGGCGGCAAGCTGCCGGATGCAGTGAAGTACATGGCCGGCCTGCAGCGTATCGAGTATGTCTTCGTTGACGAAGCCAACAACGACGTTATCCTCGCTGGTCCTGCCGAAGGTTGGACGGTTGACGAGTCGGGCAACGTCGTCGGTGTTACCACCGGTCGTCCGGTTCTGCTGCTGGAAGACTTCATCGTCGCCATGCGTACGACCGAAGAAGCTCGTCGCGGTGGCATCACTTGCTCGATCGACCCGACCGCTGAAGGTCGTCAGAATCTCGACAACTACCTGGCCAGTCTGACTCGTATGGATGCCAGCGTCAAAGATGGTGTCGAGCGTGCCATGGGTGCCCAGGTGATCACCATCACCGGTGTGCCGAAAGATAGCCACTTTGCCCGCGTGCTGGTTGCCGCTGACTTCCGTATGAAGCGAATCGCCATGCACCTGGATCCGAGCCCTGTTCGTGGTCTGTCCAGCTACCTGGACATGCTACCTTCGGCTCGTTCGGTTCAAAACGCCATGCCACGTTGGTGGTTGGCTTGCAACTATCAGCCACTGGCCCAAAGCGAAGACGGCCTGGCCTGGCAGCTGCGTGGTCCTGGCGTGAAGGCCATGACCGAAGACGAAATCATCGCCGAAGATGGTTCGGTGTCGCAGACCGGCAAGGTCAGTGCTATTCCCCAGAAATGGGCCGACGCGATGACCAAGAACTACGAAGAGCTTTCGGCAGAAGACAAGATCTTCGGCGAACTACGAAACGTGATGGACATGTGCGTGATCGCCGCTCTCCTGGAAAAGGAAAAGCTCCTCTCCAAGGCCGACCTCGACCTGGACATGATCAAGAGCGATTCGAGCCCAGTTCAGTTGGAAAAGTTCGCCACGCCTGATACCGTGCCGACCTTCTTCAGCGCCATGAAGAAGGGTCGCCAGTGGGTGATCACCGCTTCGGGCGGCGTCGACATCAACTCGTGGGAAGTTGCCAGCCACACCGAAAACGTCGCTGGAATGGACAAGCTGCGAACCGAACAGTTGGCCTCCAACACCAACAACATCTGGTGGTGGAACTAACGCGAGACGAGCGTTCAGCAAGAAACAAGAACGGCCTCCAAATTCGGAGGCCGTTTTTTATTGCGCCCGCAAGTTGACCCACGCGATGCGTTTCACGTACGGGGCGACCGCAGGAAAGGCCTCGTCCACGGCTCCCGCTTGCGCCAGGGCCTTCCATGAGACATCGGCAGAACGGTCGATTGATTTCACCAGGACCAACTCACTTGCGCCCCAATGGGCAGCCAGTGCCGCAGCAATGGAATCGCTGGTTAAACGCCAATCAGATGGAAGCGAACCGCACGTTTGCTCAATGATCGGCTGATGCGTGTTCCAGTTGTCTATCACGTCCCATACTTGAAGCTGGGGCTCACACTGTCTGTTCTTCCAAGCATTGATTGCCGCTTGCTGTGCCTGCGCATCGCTTGTCACCGGCAGTTTCAGTAAGGCGGCGACCAGCGACGCTGAGAGCCGCATCGCGTTGAGCGCTAGATGGTGGCTCTCCAGCGGATCGAGCCCGTGCACCTGGTCCATCTTTCGCACGCCGTCGGCAAAGACGCCGCCACCTGGGATGATTAACACAGGCGAGGCAGGGGAGTGCTCGGCATGTAGCCGGCGAATCCGCTCGGCCAAGTCAGGCAGATCAAACAGGCTTCCACCCAACTTCCAAACGGCGAAGCCCATTCAACTAGTCCCAGGCTTCTTCTGCCAAAATGGCCAATGCATACGCGGGGGCACATCGCGCGGCGTTGGCCCCGATCAGGTCGGTCAGGTACTCGCGGTGCGTCACTACGCCAGCCGAATCGAGAGCAGCTTCGGCCAGGAAATCACCGTGACCGCTGATGACCGTCAGCTCGACGTTCATCTTCAACTCTTCCACCACCTGGCGAATCCCGGTGGCAATCTTCTTGACCATGATCGAGTTCAGCTCGCGAGCCATCTCGTTGATTTCGGTCCAGGTCACCTCGTCGCCGTCGGCACATATCATGCGGGCCAGACGCGTTTTGGCGAACTCACGTGTGGCAGGGCGTCCGTCGGCGGTGCCGTGATTCTCAGGCTCTTCGTCGAACAAACCCAGCGCGAGCAAGATATCGATTGAGGTGGCAAACCACTCGTTCGCCACCGGGACACGCTTGCCGCGGAAGTTGACGTAATCAGTGATGCCGCAAATTGGCGTGCGTTCGACGCCCAGATAAACCAGTTCACCGGCCAGGAGCCGGCACAGGTCGGACTTCGATTTGCTGGCGACCTGGCCGTCGATCAGGGGGATGATGTCGGTGGTAGTAGAACCAACATCGACTACCAGGCCGCTTTTTCCTTGAAACCACTGACCACCGAATCGGCCCAGGGCGTGCCAGTTGGCAGCAGCCACGGAAAGGGGATCCAAGATGCCGTCTTCCAGCGAAACCATCTTGCCGGTGACGGTATAGACCTTCACGGGGTAATCAGTGAAGACTTCGCGAATCGCACCCAGCACGAAACGCACCCCCTCTGCTTTCGAGCCAAAGCAGTCGGCCAGTTCGGCGGTCATCGTCACGGCCACCCGATCAAAGACCGGGGTCATCCCCAACACGTGCTTCAGATTCACGACCAGTTCGTGCTTCTTCTTCCAGATCGCAAAAGGAAAGGAATGAGCGAAACCATCACCCGTCGCAATCTTGATGTTGGCTCCTCCAACGTCAACGCCCAGGACCGTCATACGCTCTCTATTTCCTCATCTAAAGGATCTCAAAATCGATCTCACCGCAGCCTACCCTGGGCTCGAAGCTCTGACCAGCAACCACGTCCAACATGGCTTGGGCCAGATTGTTCTTCAGAAACAGTCGTAGGCCAACATACGAGCTCGTCAGCCGCGGATTCAGATCAACCGCGACATCGTCCTTCCCGTCGGGACAGGGCCCCAGAATCATATCAAGCCCAACATATCCCCGGAAAGGGGGCATCGCTCTAATTGCTTGCGCCGCAAGGCGATGCGCTCGCAAGTTCAGTTCCATCGGGATGGGCAAGCACCCTCCATGATATTTCAAATCTTTATCAAGCGACTGAAACGCAGCTGGCAAAAGAAAGAAATCCGCTCCATTTCCCAGCGCCGAGCAGCTCACGGCATCGCCAAATATCCTGGGCTGTATGAGATATTTTTCGTTTCCAAGTAGCTCGCCATTTAGCTCAAATCCCGCATTCCAAGAAAGAACTCCCTCCGAGCCAGCTCCGTCGGAGGGTTTTGTGACGACCGGAATATCTAACAAGTGCTCCCACGTCGCACGCTCGGCAACGCGGAACGTGTCGATCGTGCGGACCGACAATTCGCGCCACTGTTGGAAGCACTTCCACTTGCAAGATGCCAGTTGCACGAACGTCGAGTCAGGGCTCATCAGAAACGCGCCCTCTTCTTCCGCCCATTGGGTCCGCGCAAGATGGAGCCCGTCGAACTCGGGGGCGATCACCAGCGTGGCTTCGGTCGACGCTGCGGCATCTCGAAACGCAATGCGCTCTCCCTCGGGGCCTTCGACGGTGATTTGCTCGGCAGCCGCTACCGACAGCATGGGCAATCGCGAATCACGTAGCACCGTTACCGATACGCCATCGATCGCGGCGAAGTCTTCGACGACAGCGGCCAGCATGGCCGTGCCTTCTTTCAGCAGAGATCCACTTGGGGCAGGCGAACCAGGGACAGAGTAGAGACCGCCCCCGGTTATCAATTCGTAAACAAAGACGCTACGAGGATAGGAGGCTTCCGACGCCATCACAAACGCTTTTGCCCCCATCTAAGCAGTTATCTACGGTATCGTGTGCCAGACCAACTCACCTTCCAATACTCAGGCAAGAAGCCGCTGGCACTGGGAAGCCTGACAGTAGGTTAATCCCCACTATAAAGCTTCCGGTGGGGACTTTACTAGAAGATTCCCAGTTGATCCCGGGCATCTTCGGTCATGCGATCGGGCGACCAAGGCGGGTCCATTACGATCTTCACTTCAACGTCGCCAACCCCTTCCATTTGCGAAACGAACTGCTTCGCACCGCCGATCAACTGTGGGCCGGCCGGACAGGCAGGGCTGGTCATGGTCATGTTGATCAAGACCTTCTTGTCTTCCGACTCTTCGATATCCTCGAAGTTGACCTCGTAGACGAGACCAAGATCGACGATGTTCACGAACAGTTCCGGGTCGATCACATTCTTGAGTTGTTCGCGGACGGTGTCTTCCGATAGTGCCATCGCAGGGCTCCTTCTTAGTCAACAAGGCGAACGTAGATGTCGCCCCCTTCAATCTTGGCTTCGTGTACCTGGGTCGGCTGTGTGGCTGGCATCAGCGTGGCCTTGCCGGTCCGAATGTCGAACTTGGCCCCGTGACGAGGGCACTCGATTTCGTAACCGTCCAAGTCCCCCTCGCCCAGTGGTCCGTCGTCGTGCGTGCAAACGTCGTCCAGGCAGAAAACCTGACCACCGGCATGAATCACGATCACGAAGCGATCGTCGACTTCAAACACTTCTTTACCAGGATCGGGTATCTCACTGAGAGCCGCGACACGCACAAAGTCGGAC includes:
- a CDS encoding DUF1598 domain-containing protein, whose amino-acid sequence is MKAFVLPRVRFALLLVLGISMAVPSAKAGQVGFARNAVGGVSIDAQGQLTSAPAEVKKQLRQEMMNALEKVPGDLATPVKMRKVSLRGLNAAIKASQENNGGKLPDAVKYMAGLQRIEYVFVDEANNDVILAGPAEGWTVDESGNVVGVTTGRPVLLLEDFIVAMRTTEEARRGGITCSIDPTAEGRQNLDNYLASLTRMDASVKDGVERAMGAQVITITGVPKDSHFARVLVAADFRMKRIAMHLDPSPVRGLSSYLDMLPSARSVQNAMPRWWLACNYQPLAQSEDGLAWQLRGPGVKAMTEDEIIAEDGSVSQTGKVSAIPQKWADAMTKNYEELSAEDKIFGELRNVMDMCVIAALLEKEKLLSKADLDLDMIKSDSSPVQLEKFATPDTVPTFFSAMKKGRQWVITASGGVDINSWEVASHTENVAGMDKLRTEQLASNTNNIWWWN
- a CDS encoding hydantoinase/oxoprolinase family protein — encoded protein: MTVLGVDVGGANIKIATGDGFAHSFPFAIWKKKHELVVNLKHVLGMTPVFDRVAVTMTAELADCFGSKAEGVRFVLGAIREVFTDYPVKVYTVTGKMVSLEDGILDPLSVAAANWHALGRFGGQWFQGKSGLVVDVGSTTTDIIPLIDGQVASKSKSDLCRLLAGELVYLGVERTPICGITDYVNFRGKRVPVANEWFATSIDILLALGLFDEEPENHGTADGRPATREFAKTRLARMICADGDEVTWTEINEMARELNSIMVKKIATGIRQVVEELKMNVELTVISGHGDFLAEAALDSAGVVTHREYLTDLIGANAARCAPAYALAILAEEAWD
- a CDS encoding ATP-grasp domain-containing protein, with product MASEASYPRSVFVYELITGGGLYSVPGSPAPSGSLLKEGTAMLAAVVEDFAAIDGVSVTVLRDSRLPMLSVAAAEQITVEGPEGERIAFRDAAASTEATLVIAPEFDGLHLARTQWAEEEGAFLMSPDSTFVQLASCKWKCFQQWRELSVRTIDTFRVAERATWEHLLDIPVVTKPSDGAGSEGVLSWNAGFELNGELLGNEKYLIQPRIFGDAVSCSALGNGADFFLLPAAFQSLDKDLKYHGGCLPIPMELNLRAHRLAAQAIRAMPPFRGYVGLDMILGPCPDGKDDVAVDLNPRLTSSYVGLRLFLKNNLAQAMLDVVAGQSFEPRVGCGEIDFEIL
- a CDS encoding metal-sulfur cluster assembly factor, translated to MALSEDTVREQLKNVIDPELFVNIVDLGLVYEVNFEDIEESEDKKVLINMTMTSPACPAGPQLIGGAKQFVSQMEGVGDVEVKIVMDPPWSPDRMTEDARDQLGIF
- a CDS encoding non-heme iron oxygenase ferredoxin subunit, which produces MSDFVRVAALSEIPDPGKEVFEVDDRFVIVIHAGGQVFCLDDVCTHDDGPLGEGDLDGYEIECPRHGAKFDIRTGKATLMPATQPTQVHEAKIEGGDIYVRLVD